Part of the Desulfatiglans anilini DSM 4660 genome is shown below.
GTCCCGGGTGTCCAGCGCGTACTGATCCGCTACGGGACCGGAAGTCTCATCGTCTTCTACGACAGGGCCGTCTGTACAACGTCTCGGATGTTGGATCGCATCGAGCGACACCTGTCCTCCTCTGCAGTGGCGCAGTGCCTGTCCGCAACGCGCCGGGATCCTACGCAAAAATCCTTCCACCCGTCCGCGTATGGTAAGGTCATCGGCTGGGGCCTTTTCAATGCCCTGGCGTTGACCGCCTTTATGGGATTTTCCCTTTTACGCCGTTTCTTTACCGGCGCAGTGCCCGGCCGGGGGCCTTTCACTGTGACCGGCTTCGTCGCCGTGGGGTCCGCCTTACCGCTTTTTATCAGGAGTGTCAAAGAGGTTGTATCAACCCGCAGGATGGGCCTTTTTCCATTCCTCAGCGGCGCCTTGATCCTGGCGGTCTTTGCAGGTCAGGCCTGGACCGCTCTCGAGATCATCTGGATTCTCAGCATCGGGCTGCTTCTCGAAGAAAGCGCTGCCGAGCGCACGCGCAGGCTGATACGGGACCTTCTTCCCATCCCTCCTGAGCGGGTTCTTGTCGTCGAAGAGGGGAGGCCGGTTGTAAAATTCCTGTCGTCGGTCCGCCAGGGAGATATCCTTAAAATAGCCTCAGACGGCGAAATCCCCGTGGACGGCATCGTTCTGGCGGGGGAGGCCATGGTGGACGAAGCTCGCATGACCGGACGCGCGCAGGCCGCATGGCGAAGAACCGGCGACTGGGTTTATGCCGGGACAGCCGTGGTGCAGGGGACCCTCTCCATCCGGGCGAAACGCCTGGCGGAGGAAACCTATCTGGCGCGCATCGGCCGACTGATCGAGGCTGCGTTGTCGGAGCCTTCTGAGACTGAGAAAAAGGCTGATGTGCTGGCTCGACGTCTGACGCGGCTGAGTTTCTGGGCGGTCGGGGCGACCCTTATCCTGACGCGCAGCCTCTCTCGCGCCTTTTCGGTCCTTCTTGTCCTGGCCTGCCCTTGCGCCACTGTTCTGGCCGCCTCGACCGCCGTCTCGGCAGCCATTGCCAATGCCGCACGGCGAGGCATCCTCGTCAAAGGCGGCGGATACCTTGAACGGGTCGCTGCGGTGACCTGCGTCTGCTTCGACAAGACCGGCACCTTGACCATGGGTACACCGGAGGTCGTCGAGATCTTGCCACGCTGGCCGCGCCAAAAACCTGAAACGGTCCTGTTGTTGGCAGCTGGAGCGGAGCAGGGCGATACGCACCCTTTGGCCAAGGCGCTTCTCGGAAAAGCACGGGAAGAGGTGCTGACCCTGCCGGGGGTGACCTCCGTTGAAACGTCTATCGGGCGCGGAGTCCGCGCTGTAATAAAAAAGGACGTCATCCTGGTCGGTCATGCCGCATTTCTGGAGACTCAAAGTGTAGACACCGGGTTTTTCAAGAAAGAAGCCGCCTCTCGCAAGGCAGAGGGCGAAAGCGTCCTATTCGTCTCGCGCAACGGTAAGCTGCAGGGGATGATCGTGATCGACAACCGTGTAAGGGGTGAAACAGCGATGGTCCTGAGCGCACTTCGCGCGCAGGGGATTGAAAGGCTGATTCTTTTGAGCGGTGACGGAAAGGCGGTTGTCGAAAGACTGGCCGCGGCCTGTGGTTTCGACACGTTCGAAGGGGACCTCCTGCCTGAAAACAAGGCCGGTTATGTCGATACGCTTCGCGAAACCGGCGCATGCGTGATGATGGTGGGCGACGGCACGAATGACGCCCTGGCCCTTTCAAGGGCGGATGTAGGCGTGGCCGTAGGTGCGGGAGGATCGGCGCTCGCATTGGAAGCCGCGGATGTCATCCTGTTGGATGACCGGCTTGAAGGGCTGAACGACCTGAGGTCCCTG
Proteins encoded:
- a CDS encoding heavy metal translocating P-type ATPase, producing the protein MKKSVRIEVRHAVPGRLRLKVPFVCNAIGARDRIEGHLEQVPGVQRVLIRYGTGSLIVFYDRAVCTTSRMLDRIERHLSSSAVAQCLSATRRDPTQKSFHPSAYGKVIGWGLFNALALTAFMGFSLLRRFFTGAVPGRGPFTVTGFVAVGSALPLFIRSVKEVVSTRRMGLFPFLSGALILAVFAGQAWTALEIIWILSIGLLLEESAAERTRRLIRDLLPIPPERVLVVEEGRPVVKFLSSVRQGDILKIASDGEIPVDGIVLAGEAMVDEARMTGRAQAAWRRTGDWVYAGTAVVQGTLSIRAKRLAEETYLARIGRLIEAALSEPSETEKKADVLARRLTRLSFWAVGATLILTRSLSRAFSVLLVLACPCATVLAASTAVSAAIANAARRGILVKGGGYLERVAAVTCVCFDKTGTLTMGTPEVVEILPRWPRQKPETVLLLAAGAEQGDTHPLAKALLGKAREEVLTLPGVTSVETSIGRGVRAVIKKDVILVGHAAFLETQSVDTGFFKKEAASRKAEGESVLFVSRNGKLQGMIVIDNRVRGETAMVLSALRAQGIERLILLSGDGKAVVERLAAACGFDTFEGDLLPENKAGYVDTLRETGACVMMVGDGTNDALALSRADVGVAVGAGGSALALEAADVILLDDRLEGLNDLRSLAKDMLRIADQNFWLATATNILGILLGAAGWLPPAAAGLLHIGHSAGILVNSGRLLADRSSSVREEEA